In the genome of Brachypodium distachyon strain Bd21 chromosome 3, Brachypodium_distachyon_v3.0, whole genome shotgun sequence, the window GTTTGTGAACCATGTCGTGTAGAGGAACTGCTTGTGAGGTCCGTCATGGTCGCAGATGAGCCTGAGCTtctgcctctctctcatccACCGCAGCATGATCTTCATCTGCCTCTTGCTCGTCAAACCTCTCAGCCCAACTCCCtgaaggagagaaaaagaaaagagatgcAGCCAGATTTCACTTGACATAAACAAGTTCCAGCTAATTAACGCGGAATTCAAACTCTAGCCGACGCTAAAAATCCATTCCAAAACCGTCTCCGATGACATGATACTGTCTTGTCTGTCCGTGGAAAGTTGGCAGGCTGTTGTCTCTGGCTGTGAGGCGTTCCGTCGAACATGTTGTGTGCATTAGGGTATGATGCGACGGATGGTGGACGAAATGGACGTTTTAATTGGAAGGGTGGGTGCAATACCTTGACGTGCTCCCAGACGTCGGTGATGGTGAGCGGGCCGTGCTCCCTGACGACGTCGAAGATGGTGCGGGTGATGGACTGCGCctgctccggcgccgccgtcagcTCGATCGGCCCCATCTTGGGCTTCCCCTTCTTGCCCAcccaccgcgccgccgtcgcgaaCATCTCGGGTCTCTGGAGCCCCCCTCCCGTATCCTGATCTCGGCGGCCGAGACCCGAGATCACCCACCTCTCTCCACTCCACGCCGCACTCGGGCTGCACTGCACCAGCGCGAGAAAGACGAGAAGAATTCtcctcaagaaaaagaaaaagaaaaggacgaGAAGAACAGGACAGAAAGAGTCTGGATTGCAAATGGGCCGAATGGAGGAGCCCAGGTGGTGATCCATGGGCCGCCAACAACTGAAGCAACCCGACGGCGACCAGTTCTGGCCGGctttctctctcaaaaaaaaaagaaggttcTCGCCGGCTTGGCGACGACAAAGAAACAAGAGCAGAATGGATCGCTCTCAGCCACTTGTTGTTTCCATGCGGAAAGATTTCCAGTAGCTAAAAGGAATTCGTACTTGAAGAATGCCGTCCATCTGGCGCCGTACCTGTTGGAGTTGGACTAgtcccggcccggccgaacCTCCGACAAGCGGACAAACGGTAGCCTTCGCGAATGCGCCGGCCGGGCTGATCCATCTCTTCACTCCACTCGAATTGCGCCCCCCGTACAGCTCGTGCAATGTAGACGGCTTGGAAACAAGCAGAATCCATCCAACAAGCAATCATGGATGCAAACAATAGCTGGTCTTGATATTTTGCTCACGATTTTGTTTCGCACAACTCTTCTAGTTTGGTCAGAGGAGAGGCATGTAGGCGCGCAGCTGTCCTTCCTTTaatctctctctgtctctggGTTCAACTGTTGATGAGTTGATTGTGGGCACACCAGTCGGTCGGTTGAACAAAGTTATATCAATAAACCCAACATAATGCATGCAGGCCCAGGCACACCCAACCCAACCTTCATTGCTTCAGACTTCCTTCAGTCACACAAAACAACACACGCAGGTCTGACTGACGGACCCGACCGGACTGTACGAACAAGACCAGCTAGCTTAGTAGTAGAGTGTAACTGAACTGTACATTCCGGTATCAGCATTGTATTCCGAGCCCATTAATTCCCAACACAGATGTGCCTTCCTCCGGTTTCATCACCAACTTGAGCTGACACACGCAAATGAAGCTCTGTACCATACAGCTTCAAGTTACCTGCCAATGATGGGGATCAGATCAGAGCAAACATTTCTCAGGGAACCTGCCTTGGCATTTTTCGCAGGtacagtagtagtactactccaGTAAACGGCTGCATCTGGCTTTGTCCACTGCAATTGCTCCTGTTACTGAGAAAAGTGAGAAGAAGAACACATCATTGGTGTGCACATGCTTTCACGGAGAAGAACAATCTGGTCTGCAGGCAGCAACCAGGAGCAAACTGCAAACACGGATCAGATTGCAGTATATGGTAGGAGTAATTGGGTAGTACTACTATAGTAAATTTCGGTATTCACAGGGACAGTACTCGCCTACACAAGggtaaaaagagaaaagaaacggaacaagaacaagaaaagagaaagcaGGAAAAAGACGCGAAGATTCCGGGCCGGTTCCAATCCCTGCCGCCGCATGCGGTTCTTGATTGATTCTAGCAGTCGATCAGGATGATGCTGTTGTTATTCCTCGATGGCACCGAGCTCGATCTTGCCCTCGCTCTCCGGGATCGCCACCAGCACcggccgccagctccgccgcATCAGCAGGCTCCGCAGCCCGCCGGACCCGaacctcctccctcccccgccgccgcctccatggccatGAGCAATCCCCGCCCTGACGGAACCAATAGCCCCCTCTTCCACCCCATCCCCCTCcccatcctcgtcgtcgcagccgcagccgccgcggcggcggcggcccgcctCCGGAGACGCGACGAACAGATCCCTCAGCGTGCGGCCCCCGCGGCCCACGAGGGGCTTCTTGTCTTCCTCCGTGGGCTCtggcccgccgccgacgcggcggcagaggaagcggcgcaggcggccgccgccgcggcgcctgCTGCTGGccccccggcggcggcggaggcggtacCCGGGGCTGGCGGAGGAGTAGGACGGCGCGGGGCTCCGCGACGGGCTGGGAGCTCCCGCCGCGCACCGCGTTGCCAGCAGCTTGAACCGCTGCGGCAGCGACGCCATGGcctctcttcctttctctGTGCCTCTCCCCCTTCAGTCTCGGCGTGTGCCCCCCCTGTGATTTAGACGGGGTCGGGTTGGACTGTACGGTTGTTTTTGGTGCGCGGCGAGTAAATGACAAAGGCGCGGACGGGCGGTTGAGATGGGACGGAGAGCACGGATCAATGGAGGGGATCGATATGGTTTGGTGCTTTTGTTTAGGGGGATTCGGCACGCATAAAGGATGGCTGCCGTCGTGGAGGAGAAAGGTGCGGCCTGCCGAGGCATCAACACGATTCGATAGCTTGATGATTGGAGCGATtttttcatattattttttattgctCTCCGTatggaaataagtgacgtggatttgtataaaaatctatgtAAATTCATGTCAATTTATTTCAGGAGGGAGTGAGTatgtttttttcatttttagaaattaaaacaaaactCACCGGTGAGGGTGACGCTGCGGCGAGCTCGAACGGCGGATCCGCACGAGAACCGCATGGCGGTGAGCCCCCAACGGCGCGGATCTAGGCAATAGGGAGGCCCCATGCGgatgcggcctcctccgccggaaAACTCGCGTGGCGGCCTCGAGAGGAGGGGAAAGGCGTCGGCgcaagaggaagaaggtggtaccacgcaggaagaagaaggaggggGGAGGGGCTGTCGGCGCGCAGaggtggaagaggaggagatggtgtCGCCgcgcggaggaagaagagggagatGCGACGCTGTCACGAGGTGGGGTAGGTGGGGGCGTCAGGAGGGGGGTGGATCcagagaaggagagaagagagagagaggggcagggagggagagagagagagagacgtgTGGGCTTCATTAGCCTAAGGCGTACAACCACCAAAGAGGTTCCTCGCAATAACAACCATATTGTGTGTAAAAGCTCTCTCAAAAggataataaataaatttatatATTTCAGAATAtaaagaacaacaaaaattcaTTGGAACTACTAATTTACCGATTTTAATGGAAAATTTACGATGACACCAACAAATTTAGCCATTGATTCATCAATAAAATTTAACGTCACGCTCTCTCTACCATCCATGGCCTCCTTCGTCACAATGAAGTGTCGCATTTTTGTTGTATGGCAACCCTCACGAATGGAATGAGAGTACAAGCACCGTAACAATTTACGCCCTTGGCCATTGGCACCCCTAACTTTAGGGTTGTTCCTTcttgaacaacaacaataggAGTTCTGTCGTCCTCCCTACCAAAGAATTTACCAAATTCAATAATTGTAAGAATTTTAGATCAACATAAATTTCACGGTCCTTATCAAGTCACATAAATGGCAAGAGATGGAAAAAACGGTTTTGCCCCGCATTGAACCACCAACTTAAAGCTTTCTCTTCTAATGTGCCTCTAAGATCTTGTGGGGATTGTTGGATATTTGGGCGACACAATATCAATTCCATaaaaatctcaaaggcccATTGGGTGAATGGCAATAAAAGTTTAGTCTTGACTTGTTAGTGGAGAGGGATTGCAAAACCATATAAGGTTTTGTGCAACAAACACTCTGAGATGTACAAAAGGAAAGACAACAACGACATGCTCGCTCGCTCACTCAACATGCCACGCTCGTGCATGTCACGTTTTCTGAAAATAGGATCAAGACAGGTCAGGGGTTCAAGGTCATCAATTACAAAGTTTTGGTTTTTTGCCAACCAGGATAACTAGAGTGTCGATCGAACACATGATTAATCTGGTTATTGCGAGGCCGAAGACCTGGTCGGGTTGCTATATAATGTGGTGAGTCACCATCCCGAAATCACAACCCTAATCTCGTGCCTCTTTCTCTAGCCATCATAGATGCAATCTATAACTTCCGTCTTCTCCGTCCTAACAACTGCTTGCACGGTTGTACAAGAgagtgaaagggcatttccctccctaagtgttttggtgttaatgacaacatgacacATGGACTAATCGTGTGGTTGAcagtttcagatttgatatcatTTGGCACAAGACGattcgttgccctcaaaaaggaaataagcgtagcggtgtttaacggctttttatttatattgagtcgtggGAACTCTGCACTATAAAGAGGGACTCCACATGgaaaggtaatgggtgaatcaacttcacgtacacaaatctaccATATTTGCACCAACATAAAGCCTACCCTAagtgagtgagagagagagagagaaagaaaagacaaTTCAGAAAATCATTTCCAGTGCACCCAGCTCTCCAGGCACCGAAACTTCCAGCTCAACCTCCGGGTGAACCTCAGGGTGCTCTCGGTTACCTTTCAGAGGAATTTGCAGAACTTCCAGGGGTAcgaccggaacttccggtcgaTCGGAACTTCCACCCTTGCAGACtcagtgcataacggttagattacgGAACCCCCATAAATAGTTATCCCCTACCTCAGGATGAATCTCTCTGAAGCCCAACTCTCTCCACACAATTTCTAAATCTTCAAAGTGctagatctccctccatagaGCTCTCctcttgttgattctttgaagattggaggagaagacctagatctagatctagggtttcaccaaagcaaagagttgattccccttgtttcctttgtggattttgttactctttgaattttgggatccctagccggaTAGAGTCTCCTCAAGGCCACATCCTTGGTATGGTGGTGCTTGTGGATTTGGGAGACTCTATCGGGCTAGGGAttcaattaagttgtggagacgTGCCCTTCTCCTCAGATTTGGAGattccaattaagttgtggagagagccccggtcaagtttgtaagggttggcgttcgccctcaaggaagccattagtggagctcacATCACCTTTGTTGTGTTATGAGagaagaatagagtgagcctttgtggcgcctctacctttctggtagagcactccgccaaacggagacgtacaccttCCCAAAAGGTGAAACTCCGGAGTCAAATCTTCATCTTAGCGTGTGGTAACAatcttgcccctttacttacttgcaAAGTTTAATTGTATATCTTGTGCTTTGGCTATTGTATCATACTAGGagtgttcatcatttagacgttttagtgaaccctTGTATTGATGCTTATCCATAAAAGTGAAAAACAAAAGTAAaattgttagtcgcctattcacccccctctagtcaaccataccgatctttcataGAGTACACCTACGGAACCGTGTCCCTTGAGACCTTGCAATGGGATAGGGCAACAAGGTTTTTGGGGGCAGAGTTCTCGTGCAGCAACTCGCTCTTGATCGACTAACGACGACGAGAAAACATCAGTTTGGAAATCCCACATCCATCGGCCGGTGGATCTGATTTATAGTTAGGGGGCAATACATACCAAAATGTTCGAAGAAGGAAGACGCGGTATATAACCAACCCACCCATTTCCGGTCGAActgcagagagagaaaagtgccttttctttccttaAGAGTCCTCGAGTAAACACAGTATTGCTGACCCTTTGCGAGATGAGGATGAGACCCTTCAGAATTTCTAATAAATCAATGTTAGGTCAACGTCTAGATGGAGCATCACAGTTGGCTCTGTCAAGGAAGCGAAACATGCATTCCTATGTTGAGGTTACCATATGATCGATCCTTAGTCAGACTTCCATTCCAAGGAGTTGATCCAACAAGTTCCCCACTACACAAGCTTGCTCTTCCTGTTATTAGGTTCAAATATCTGTTATGTTGATCGTGCTGTGGAGATATGACTGTCATTGTTGTTTATTGTTGTGTAGCATATCTACTTCACATTATCCGATCTacattagtttttttttgggaaaacaGTAGGCCATAAGACCTAGTGCGAAATTATATTATTAAATGGTAAATATGTAgagagtgaaaaaaaaagaaatgaaatctATCTAAACGCATCTATCCATTGCTTGAAAGTGTGATAGCTCTGTCTCTTTGCACGATGGAAGACCAGATTAAGTTCGTCGTTGAAGATCTTCTTGCATCTGAAGAGTGAGGGTGTGATTTCTTCGAAGATGCAGTCATTTCTTGTCTTACGTATGCTCCAGGTCACCATGGCAGTAATCTCCAAATGGAATGGGACCTTCAATTCCTTTCTCAGTGATGAAATGTTAGCATGAATTGTTGACTGTGGGGCAACTTGGGAGCAAAGGTAGCTCCAGCAGGCCCTAGCGAAAGGGCATTCAAAGAATAGATGATCTCTTGTCTCATTGGTCAGTCTATTGCACATGATGCACAGGTATGACGGCAGAATAAAGTTCTTATGGAGCATGTCCCTGGTGTTCAGCCTGTCAATGAGGACAAGCCAGAAAAAGACTTGTGTTTAAGCTGGCAGCAAGACTCCCATAACCAATTGAAAGTCGGTGCAATATCAATATTGGTAAATCAGGGTTTTGTATGTCTTGGATGTGGAGAGTATCGAGGTGTGGCCGAATCGTATGTCCAGAAACCTTTCTCTTGGGTGATCACAAGCTGGTCCATCAGGAGctggttagttttttttttgaccaatcAGGAGCTGGTTAGTTTACAAGCAATGTTTTTTGAATTAAACTATTAATACTGAAAATTGACTAATTATGCAACACAAGACCCTAGTGAACGCTGGCCAAGCCGTCAGTGAGACGGAGAGAAGGCGGGTGCTTGGACGGCTTCCAATTTTCATAATGGAAATGGCGACAGCAAATTCAATGTCCGAAAGTGGTTTTGTTTCTAAATGAATCATTTAAACGATGCACATCCGACACACCTTTGCTTGCACAACGAGGCAAATCATCCTCTCATGCATGTCCGACAGGATAGAAGACAGGAGAGCACTGCTGCTAGCGTCCAGTTCGCACGGATCTTCACGGTGTTGGAATTTTTTCACCAATTAAAGGGCAAGAACCCTATCTACATTAGCTTGTGTAGCGTGGTTGCCTTGCCCAGATGCCCTACGTGATAGCAGTCTCTACTCTCTAGGAGTACTACTATTTGGTGGTGACGATTCACGTGGTTAGGGCATCTATTCGGTCTCCTCATCTTGATCAACTTTTGCTAAAGGCAAGCACGCGCTCGCTTTGCATGCGTCGGGAGATAATTAGTCTTTTGCTCGACTATGGAGTAAAGAAATTGAGTAAATGCAAGAACCTATGGGTAAGTTAACATGACTGTGGATCGAGCAACTACATACTATTTAGAAATCGAATTCAGAAAACTACATCTAAGTAATATTCGTATCAGTTACGATATATGACTTATGAGCGCATATCTATCAAATTCCGGATTCACTATGTAAAACATCAAGTAAATTGAAAAATACGTCTCCAAATAGTTTGTGTGCAGAGGTCCAGAGCATCATGTCCACCTAACAAAAAGCATGCTTCTGGCTGTTGTTCTATCACAAACGTCCCTCTTCCACTCTCCGATGTGTTCTCGCCGGCGTTGAGTGGTGTAGATGGATCACTCGTCCAGTCTTCCAAGAATTTGTTAGATTTCTTGTCTTCCGCTctttcaaaaatcaaaatttaagttatttgcaaaattacagaaaaccacaacattaggggttagggtttcacaTATGTACCAATTTTCGATTTAGTTGCAAAAAACCACCGGATTAGCGTAACCACTCGCTCCCGAGCGTCTAAGCCTGTTTTTGACAGGTATGGCCCACTGTCGGGCCGGCGTGTCTTGCCAGCTCGGCCTCCAGCGTGGTCTCTTTTCCTTGCTCACCACCCAGTCGTCCCTgctccttctccggcgaggatgccGAGCTCGAGTCGCCTCCTGCCTCGCCCGAGCCTTCCGGCCATGAGCACCTCCATGTCCCGCCTCTacagcacctcctcctcccctgcttCCCACGCTCGACCGCGCGCTGCGGCTCCGCCGCTCGTGCCGTTGTACACCCAcgtgccgccgcgccgccgcgtgcgACTGCTCCGCCCGCcctcgcgccgctgctcgccgcccgcgccgctgcccgcTAGGCCTGCTGCTCGCCGCGCCCTGCTGCTCGTCGCGCACGCCCTGGCCCGTCGTGCTCGCGGCTGCGCGCCGCTATTCGCCGCGCTGCTCTCCGCGGCCATGGCAGCGAGCTCAGCCTGCAGCAGCTCCTGGATCGGGTAGCAAAACGATGGCCGGCTGCAGCTTCTAGATGGGGAatagagagggaggaagaagaga includes:
- the LOC100828813 gene encoding uncharacterized protein LOC100828813 isoform X1, with translation MDHHLGSSIRPICNPDSFCPVLLVLFFFFFLRRILLVFLALVQCSPSAAWSGERWVISGLGRRDQDTGGGLQRPEMFATAARWVGKKGKPKMGPIELTAAPEQAQSITRTIFDVVREHGPLTITDVWEHVKGVGLRGLTSKRQMKIMLRWMRERQKLRLICDHDGPHKQFLYTTWFTNPKNAPQRPQRELKGEHPKP
- the LOC100828813 gene encoding uncharacterized protein LOC100828813 isoform X3, which codes for MFATAARWVGKKGKPKMGPIELTAAPEQAQSITRTIFDVVREHGPLTITDVWEHVKGVGLRGLTSKRQMKIMLRWMRERQKLRLICDHDGPHKQFLYTTWFTNPKNAPQRPQRELKGEHPKP
- the LOC100828813 gene encoding uncharacterized protein LOC100828813 isoform X2, with the translated sequence MDHHLGSSIRPICNPDSFCPVLLVLFFFFFLRRILLVFLALVQCSPSAAWSGERWVISGLGRRDQDTGGGLQRPEMFATAARWVGKKGKPKMGPIELTAAPEQAQSITRTIFDVVREHGPLTITDVWEHVKPETTACQLSTDRQDSIMSSETVLEWIFSVG
- the LOC100829115 gene encoding keratin, type II cytoskeletal 1 — encoded protein: MASLPQRFKLLATRCAAGAPSPSRSPAPSYSSASPGYRLRRRRGASSRRRGGGRLRRFLCRRVGGGPEPTEEDKKPLVGRGGRTLRDLFVASPEAGRRRRGGCGCDDEDGEGDGVEEGAIGSVRAGIAHGHGGGGGGGRRFGSGGLRSLLMRRSWRPVLVAIPESEGKIELGAIEE